One Vigna unguiculata cultivar IT97K-499-35 chromosome 7, ASM411807v1, whole genome shotgun sequence genomic region harbors:
- the LOC114191378 gene encoding uncharacterized protein LOC114191378: MVREQKKLIPLLKKTKSNRLIEIEKFSHYVARQIGFKDASEVPVLCILAQDLLRRSKECDENIYEYICSVNGSNAYSLYMNLMDEFERCVNSYLAFHWNQVTHVINLALSVESGHTKKFKKIILAAMRKQRFERENKNIQVTRRLSTSTEDMKAKNGDMDEVIPSERSPILLLIGGGMGARKSCVLENVLKGALWSREATNAVIVVETNVFSETEIIYMALNSRVHHDDMLQTAELMHQSSTHVALSKLVTALNEGRDVIMIDTLSCESFIKQTIAMARNIHEYQYQMGVGYKVAEDGTVTENYWERLHDTKEENQSKEISNGKPCTKKPYSIALFGVVCDSYLAMVRIIRKAIITRSAVNINSQLKSHKMFANAFPRYYNLVDYARLYCTNAVGRSPNIIRSMFENEDREEASIKNYKCLKVLADLNAEADSVYELHKEPNPIMEPNSLWSKIVVLSPSRKSDKKDLRESIKKIEKSFKKYNQIIV, translated from the exons ATGGTGAGAGAGCAGAAGAAGTTGATTCCACTGCTAAAAAAGACGAAATCTAACCGTCTTATAGAGATTGAAAAGTTCTCCCACTACGTTG CAAGACAGATTGGATTTAAAGATGCTAGTGAGGTTCCAGTATTATGTATATTGGCCCAAGACCTTTTGAGAAGATCCAAAGAATGTGATGAAAATATCTATGAATACATTTGTAGTGTCAACGGGAGCAACGCTTATTCTTTATATATGAATCTCATGGATGAGTTTGAGAGATGCGTTAACAGTTATTTAGCATTTCACTGGAATCAAGTCACACATGTCATTAATTTG gctTTAAGTGTTGAGTCTGGACATACGAAAAAGTTCAAGAAAATTATATTGGCAGCTATGag AAAACAAAGGTTTGAAAGAGAAAACAAGAATATTCAGGTGACAAGAAGGTTGTCTACTTCGACAGAAGATATGAAAGCAAAAAATGGTGACATGGATGAGGTGATACCCAGCGAGAGGAGTCCGATTTTACTACTTATAGGGGGTGGCATGGGAGCCAGAAAGAGTTGTGTCCTTGAAAATGTTCTCAAAGG AGCACTTTGGTCTCGAGAAGCTACAAATGCTGTGATAGTTGTTGAGACAAATGTCTTTAGTGAGACTGAAATCATATATATGGCCCTTAATTCAAGAGTTCACCATGATGACATGCTCCAAACTGCTGAATTG ATGCATCAATCTTCCACTCATGTTGCATTATCTAAGCTTGTGACAGCTCTAAACGAGGGTCGGGATGTGATCATGATTGATACCTTATCATGTGAGTCATTTATAAAGCAGACTATTGCGATGGCAAGAAATATTCACGAATACCAATACCAGATGGGAGTAGGGTATAAAGTAGCTGAAGATGGGACGGTCACCGAAAATTACTGGGAGAGATTACATgacacaaaagaagaaaatcaatCAAAGGAAATTTCTAATGGAAAACCATGCACGAAAAAGCCTTATAGCATTGCGCTATTTGGCGTGGTTTGTGATAGTTATCTTGCTATGGTTAGAATCATTAG GAAAGCTATAATAACAAGGAGCGCAGTGAACATAAATTCACAGTTGAAATCTCACAAAATGTTTGCTAATGCATTTCCAAGATATTATAATCTTGTTGATTACGCCAGACTCTACTGCACAAATGCTGTTGGTCGTTCACCAAAT ATTATAAGGAGCATGTTCGAGAATGAGGATCGAGAGGAGGCGtctattaaaaattacaaatgctTAAAAGTGTTAGCCGATTTGAATGCTGAAGCTGATTCCGTCTACGAACTTCACAAGGAACCCAACCCCATAATGGAGCCTAATTCTCTTTGGAGTAAGATTGTTGTTCTATCACCCTCAagaaaaagtgataaaaaggaTTTGAGGGAgtccattaaaaaaatagagaaatcattcaaaaaatataaccaAATTATTGTGTAA
- the LOC114190868 gene encoding uncharacterized protein LOC114190868, whose translation MKLSDVLIVSAGLIAAAAAFSYLQSGGKEREKKKVVPKKKSGKTEGFSHYVARQLGFQDAEEVPHLCSLVQDYLKRSEECDGRIYEYISHSNGENIDSLYIKLVDEIEKCILSYFSFNWNQAPSIINQALSVKSPPIRKLREIILAATRKIRFERVIMSLRVTRVFSTLVEEMKALQCNQEMVPANLPERSPVLLFLGGGMGAGKSTIREAILKEAFWSQIATNAVIVEADAFKEKDDIYKALNSTTVQLGRDHNEGLESAETVHEFSTRAASSLLVTALNEGRDVIMDSTLSWEPFVKQTITMARNVHRCKYRMGEGYKENEDGTVIENYWVEDEHGETPPTGESNTRQPYRIELVGVVCDSYIAIVRAIRRAIATGRAVRVNAQLKSHQRFARAFPKYCELVDNARLYFTNAIDHPPKLIGWKDGVEDLLVHPRDFKCMERIANLNVKADCIYNLYKEPNTVMESGSIWSEIILAPSRIEDQKELRKAIEKSEKYDG comes from the exons ATGAAGTTGTCAGATGTTCTAATTGTTTCCGCCGGTTTAATTGCCGCCGCTGCCGCTTTCTCGTACCTCCAGAGTGGTgggaaagaaagagagaagaagaaggtcGTTCCTAAGAAGAAATCTGGAAAAACAGAAGGCTTTTCTCACTATGTTG CAAGACAACTGGGATTTCAAGACGCGGAAGAAGTTCCACATTTATGCTCGTTGGTCCAAGACTATTTGAAAAGAAGCGAGGAGTGTGATGGGAGAATCTATGAGTATATTTCTCATTCCAACGGAGAAAACATAGATTCCCTATATATAAAGCTTgtagatgaaattgaaaaatgcaTCCTAAGCTATTTTTCATTCAACTGGAATCAAGCTCCATCTATTATTAATCAA GCTTTAAGCGTGAAGTCTCCCCCTATAAGAAAGCTGAGGGAAATTATCTTGGCAGCTACaag GAAAATACGGTTTGAAAGAGTTATTATGAGTTTGCGAGTAACCAGAGTATTCTCTACCTTAGTAGAAGAAATGAAAGCACTGCAGTGTAATCAAGAAATGGTGCCCGCGAACTTACCTGAGAGGAGTCCAGTATTGCTGTTTCTGGGAGGTGGCATGGGGGCTGGAAAAAGCACCATCCGTGAAGCCATCCTGAAGGA AGCATTCTGGTCACAAATAGCTACCAATGCTGTGATAGTTGAGGCAGAtgcttttaaagaaaaagatgacaTATATAAGGCTCTTAATTCCACCACCGTTCAGTTGGGTCGTGATCATAATGAGGGGCTGGAAAGTGCTGAAACG GTGCATGAGTTTTCTACCCGTGCTGCATCATCTCTCCTCGTGACAGCGCTAAATGAAGGTCGAGATGTAATCATGGATAGTACCTTGTCATGGGAACCATTTGTAAAACAGACCATTACTATGGCAAGAAATGTTCACAGATGCAAATATAGAATGGGGGAAGGCTATAAAGAGAATGAAGATGGGACTGTCATTGAGAATTATTGGGTTGAAGATGAACACGGGGAAACTCCTCCAACAGGAGAATCAAACACTCGACAACCTTACAGGATTGAGTTAGTGGGCGTGGTTTGTGATAGCTATATTGCTATAGTGAGAGCCATTAG GAGAGCTATTGCGACAGGAAGAGCAGTAAGGGTGAATGCGCAACTAAAATCTCATCAAAGATTTGCCCGTGCATTTCCAAAATATTGTGAGCTTGTCGATAATGCCAGGCTTTATTTTACAAATGCTATCGATCATCCACCAAag CTCATAGGATGGAAAGATGGTGTTGAAGATTTACTGGTGCATCCTCGAGATTTTAAATGCATGGAGAGGATAGCCAATTTGAATGTTAAGGCTGATTGCATCTATAACCTCTACAAGGAACCAAACACCGTCATGGAATCCGGTTCCATTTGGAGTGAAATAATTTTGGCACCTTCAAGAATAGAAGACCAAAAAGAATTGAGGAAGGCTATTGAGAAATCAGAGAAATATGATGGCTAA